The region CTCTTCCGGGCTGCCGTAGGCGCCGGAAAAAATCAAGCTCATGTTGAGGCGGAACAGCGGTATGTCCCACAGCGCGGGGATGGCTTTTGCCAGCAGGCTTTTGCCGCAGCCGCTGACCCCCATTATCAGAATGCCCTTGGGAATGGGCATGCCGGAGTCCACCGAGGCCTGGGTGAACAGGTCCTTGCGTTTCATCGCCCATGTCTTGATGTTGCCTGCGCCGCCGATGATGCTGGTGTTGGGCCGTATCGGGACATATTCCAGGAATCCCGCTTTTTTGGCGATGGCGGCTTTTTCCGCGAAAATCTCGTCCAGCGGCTTGGTTTTGGAGGCGCCGCTGCTGTAGGTGCGGAACATCACATGGTCCACTTCCTTTAGCGTCATGCCGCGCAGCGCAAGCACAAGCTGCGATTTTACCGCCGCCGGCAGGGCGGCCTCCGGCGGAAACTGCTTCTCTATGGCCAGCACGCGGGCGGAGAGTTCTTCAGGGGAGGGCAGGTCCATATCCGCGTGGAATATCTCTTTTTCAAGCGACTCGGGCAAAACGTTTATGGCGGAGGTTATCACTATTACCGCCTGGTAATTGCGGGATAAAACCGAATAGGCCTCCCGCAGCCCGCGGACGGAGCGCGGGTCGGTCATGAAAGCCGGCAGGTCCTTCATCACATAAAACCCGCGCCGGGGCTGGGTGATGATGTTTTGAATCGCGGCCACCGGGTCGCGCGTGTCCACGCCGTTGGCCGGCGGGTTGAAGCCGTAAACGCAGCTCCAGGTAGTCAATGTGCCGTTGGCGAAACACCTGGGCAGCAGGGTCCTGAGGTTGTCTATGACGCGGTCTTCTTCCGAGGAATGCACGTACACAATCGGATGCCGACCCTGCAACGCACGTATAATCTGACTTTCAAAGCTGGCCATAATCGTCCTCCGAGAGTACACGATATAATAAAAAGCCTTTCATTTGCAAAAACACCAAAAACGCCAAAAACAGTGAAAACAGCGAAAACAGTGAAAACGGCCCTTGTCCCGTTCGGACGGTTTTTATAAAATCAAGAGATATGCGCAGCAACCGTCCCCCGCTTTTCCCGGCTGATGCCGGCAGGAGGAGAGTTATCCCATGAAATGCGACAACTTAGAGCCTATTGCCATTGTCGGGATAGGCGCGGTCATGCCCGGCGCGCTTAACAAAGACACCTTCTGGAACAATATATTGGGCATGAAGTCCTCCATAACCGAAGTTCCCTCCTCCCACTGGGACTGGCATGTCTATTACGACCCGGACCCCAAGGCGCCGGATAAAACCTATTCCAAAATAGGCGGTTTCATAAAAGATTTCAAATTTGAATCGGTCAAGTACCGCATCCCGCCACAGGTCGCAAAGCAGATGGATGCCGTGCAGCATCTGGCCATAGAGACCGCGCATATGGCCCTGGCGGACGGCGGCTACGATAAAAAGGTTTTCAACCGGGAGCGCTGCGCTGCCGTCATCGGCAACGCCATGGGCGGGATGAAAAACGAGGCCAGCCTGCTGCGCATCGGCCGCTACGATTATTACGAGATGCTGCGGAAAAGCAGGACTTTCGCCTCCCTGGGCGCGGCGGGGGCGGCTGTTATAAAGGAACTGGATGAAGTCGTGAGTTCCCGCTACCTTCCCATCACGGAAGACACCATGCCGGGCGAGCTTTCCAATGTGATAGCCGGCAGGGTGGCCAATGTGTTTGACCTCAACGGCGCCAATTTCTCGGTTGACGCGGCCTGCGCCACCTCGCTTGCCGCGGTTGACCAGGCGGTAAACGGCCTGCGGCTGGGTAATTTTGACATGGCCATAGCCGGCGGGGTGGACCAGATGATGTCCGCCTCGGCCTATGTGAAGTTCTGCAAAATCGGCGCGCTTTCGGCGGACGGGTCTTTCGTGTTTGACGCGCGCGCCAACGGCTTTGTGATGGCCGAGGGCGCCGGGCTGCTGCTGCTTAAACGTTTCTCCGACGCGGTGCGCGACGGCGACAAAATCTACGCCCTCATCCGCGCTATCGGCGCTTCCAGCGATGGCAGGGGAAAAGGCATCACCGCGCCCAATCCAAAGGGTCAGAAGCTGGCCATAGAAAAAACATTCGCCCAGCTTGATTACACCCCGGCGGACGTCGGTTTTGTGGAGGCGCACGGCACCGCCACCCGCGTAGGCGACGTGTCCGAGATGAGCGCGCTGGTGGAGGTCTTTGGCAAATACGGGATTGCGAAGGGAGCCATAGGCATAAGCTCCATAAAGTCGCAGATAG is a window of Elusimicrobiales bacterium DNA encoding:
- a CDS encoding AAA family ATPase — translated: MASFESQIIRALQGRHPIVYVHSSEEDRVIDNLRTLLPRCFANGTLTTWSCVYGFNPPANGVDTRDPVAAIQNIITQPRRGFYVMKDLPAFMTDPRSVRGLREAYSVLSRNYQAVIVITSAINVLPESLEKEIFHADMDLPSPEELSARVLAIEKQFPPEAALPAAVKSQLVLALRGMTLKEVDHVMFRTYSSGASKTKPLDEIFAEKAAIAKKAGFLEYVPIRPNTSIIGGAGNIKTWAMKRKDLFTQASVDSGMPIPKGILIMGVSGCGKSLLAKAIPALWDIPLFRLNMSLIFSGAYGSPEEAFNRALNAIESVAPAVLWIDEMESALSTPKEAATAQSRVFSAFLTWMQEKPPLVFVAATANRIEMLPAEIIRKGRFDQVFFCDLPDDEERAQIFNIHLTANSADPKEFKMKYLVHYTNGWSGAEIEQAVIAARIEARQANRAMNSEDVWHQTQIMVPLSKTMAEQVKAIRDWAAKRATPAAVKALYGPGHAQV